Proteins encoded in a region of the Leopardus geoffroyi isolate Oge1 chromosome E2, O.geoffroyi_Oge1_pat1.0, whole genome shotgun sequence genome:
- the ANKRD11 gene encoding ankyrin repeat domain-containing protein 11 isoform X3, translated as MPKGGCSRTPQHEDFSLSNDMVEKQTGKKDKDKVSLTKTPKLDRSDGGKEVRERATKRKLPFTVGANGEQKDSDTEKQGPERKRIKKEPVPRKAGLLFGMGLSGIRAGYPLSERQQVALLMQMTAEESANSPDTTPKHPSQSTVCQKGTPNSASKTKDKVNKRNERGETRLHRAAIRGDARRIKELIGEGADVNVKDFAGWTALHEACNRGYYDVAKQLLAAGAEVNTKGLDDDTPLHDAANNGHYKVVKLLLRYGGNPQQSNRKGETPLKVANSPTMVNLLLGKGTYTSSEESSTAESSEEEDAPSFAPSSSVDGNNTDSEFEKGLKHKAKNPEPQKTVTPVKDEYEFDEDDEQDRVPPVDDKHLLKKDYRKETKSNSFISIPKMEVKSYTKNNTIAPKKAAHRILSDTSDEEDVGVTVGTGEKLRLSAHTILPGNKTREPSNSKQQKEKNKVKKKRKKETKGKEVRFGKRNDKFCSSESESESSESGEDDGDSVGSSGCLKESPLVLKDPSLFSSLSASSTSSHGSSAAQKHNPGHADQHARHWRTDNWKSISSPAWSEVSSLSDSTRTRLTSESDCSSEGSSVESLKPVRKKQEHRKRGGLQSALSEKKNSFHASVDGAIPKLDKEGKVVKKHKTKHKHKNKEKGLCSVGQELKLKSFTYEYEDSKQRPEKAILLDGDVPSEGKLKALKHDRDHFRKEERLGKVKSEDREWLFKEEVVKVSKDEKALKRIKDVSRSFREEKDRGSKAEKEKLVKEKSPKEERLRLYKEERKKKSKDRPAKLEKKNDCKEDRIPKEKEKAFKEEKDKLKKEKVYREDSSAFDEYCNKSQFLENEDTKFSLSDDQQDRWFSDLSDSSFDFKGDDSWDSPVTDYRDVKSDPVARLILETVKEDSKEKKRESKGREKRDYGDRRGDRDAFFRKKDRDCLDKSSERRKEQADKHKGIPGCLPDKDKKRRESAEAGRDRKDALEAAKERKDGRPKPEEAHREEPKELAGEAGFKDRPDCEFGKGPEPWERLHAARDKEKKERGKLEKYKDKSGDRDKSEKSVLEKCQKDKEFDKCFKEKKDPKEKHKDKERKASLDQVKEKREKNFPGLLSEDFPEKKDEKKGKEKSWYIADIFTDESEDEKDEFAASGLRLGDAGDAPRADGPQDTDRHRKHSADRQHSEKQKDRELREKKKEKGAAEGAKDKKEKVLEKHKDKKDKEGADKYKDRKDRTSADPTQEKKNKQKPPEKLERKPSAEDKARSRHRERPDREHCRDRKVSRSTEAEKSLLERLEEEALHAYREDSNDKASEVSSDSFTDRGQEPGLSALLEVSFTEPPEEKVKERERHRHSSSSSKKSHDRERVRKDKCEKRDKSDDYKDTGSRKDPGQYDKDFSDADAYGIPYGAKADVEDELDKTIELFAAEKKDKNDSEREPSKKADKELKPYGCGAAGALKDKRRRERHRERWRDEREKHRDRHSDGPPRHHKDEQKPAARDKDNPPNTLRDKSRDESLKLSETKPKEKFKENPEKEKGDSVKVGNGNDKPPAARDQGKRDARPREKLLGDGDLMMTSFERMLSQKDLEVEERHKRHKERMKQMEKMRHRSGDPKLKDRAKPAEDVRKKGLDVPARRPLVPDPAPKDKRPKEPALAPPAADGKPPLGPAGDARDWLAGPHAKEALPASPRPDQGRPTGVPTPASVVSCPSYEEAMHTPRTPSCSADDYSDLIFDCADPQPVSSTSARACSPSFFDRFSVAASGISETASQTPTRPLCTSLYRSVSVDIRRTPEEEFSAGDKLFRQQSVPTASSYGSPGQRLEDKAPVPPGPAEKFACLSPGYYSPDYGIPSPKADALHCPPAAVVNVTPSPEGAFSGLQAKSPPSHRDELLAPSMEGALPPDLGIPLDATEDQQATAAIIPPEPSYLEPLDEGPFSTVITEDPVEWAHPAASEQALSCSLIGGAPENPVSWPVGPDLLLKSPQRLPESPQHFCPTEALHPAAPGPFGAPEPPYPGSPDSYPLSATEPGLEGAKGDVVDTVPAAVPAPEEPAPFAPPSRLEPFFTNCKPLPDAPPDTAPEPACLATVTQVEALAPMENNFLENGHDLSALGQVEAVPWPDGFPNSEDDLDLGPFSLPELPLQAKDVSDVETEPVEETPLGPPENTPAGPPVVPNGGDVAAAAAEEQPALPPDQAAPRLPAEPEPEPPEEPKPDVMLETTVEAGVTSEGRVPPEDSDSGLGPAPPAPERHPAGSGDEEAEGRDPPAASHHGTPDAAAVAAAAAADGSAQAHVEDGAGPLDGAGPEGPVGGIQPEASEPEPKPAVEAPKAPKVEEIPQRMTRNRAQMLANQSKQSSPPADKEPAPAPPPRAKGRCCEEDDPQAQHPRKRRFQRSSQQLQQQMNTSTQQTREVIQQTLAAIVDAIKLDDIEPYHSDRSNPYFEYLQIRKKIEEKRKILCYITPQAPQCYAEYVTYTGSYLLDGKPLSKLHIPVIAPPPSLAEPLKELFKQQEAVRGKLRLQHSIEREKLIVSCEQEILRVHCRAARTIANQAVPFSACTMLLDSEVYNMPLESQGDENKSVRDRFNARQFISWLQDVDDKYDRMKVCGEQLLSPAGGQTSVGPHLEPSSKVTAHTHHHCSGRADQCSSQRAWVGARERLANVSPDAAAARGRGPERRAADGVAAEGPGAGPRRAQGAVCARGALLLRAHGRRQRRLRASAGLTPRGTATRDTGEGRTRLPSPGSAGRPCPSGGDVQGETPHLAPPPGSCRGSTRRRRPRGLLSRRLHGHFRSCRTDVFFTVSCSILIN; from the exons GATAAAGATAAAGTTTCTCTGACCAAGACCCCAAAGCTGGACCGCAGcgatggagggaaggaggtgagggagcgAGCAACCAAGCGGAAGCTGCCCTTCACTGTGGGGGCCAATGGAGAGCAGAAGGACTCGGACACAG AGAAGCAGGGTCCTGAGCGCAAGAGGATTAAGAAGGAGCCCGTCCCCCGGAAGGCCGGGCTGCTGTTTGGCATGGGGCTGTCTGGGATCCGAGCCGGCTACCCCCTCTCCGAGCGCCAGCAGGTGGCTCTCCTCATGCAGATGACTGCCGAGGAGTCCGCCAACAGCCCAG ACACGACACCAAAGCACCCCTCCCAGTCGACAGTGTGTCAGAAGGGGACGCCGAACTCCGCCTCGAAAACCAAAGACAAGGTGAACAAGCGGAACGAGCGCGGAGAGACCCGCCTGCACCGCGCAGCCATCCGCGGGGACGCCCGGCGCATCAAGGAGCTCATCGGCGAGGGCGCGGACGTCAACGTCAAGGACTTTGCAG GCTGGACAGCGCTGCACGAGGCGTGTAACCGGGGCTACTACGACGTCGCCAAGCAGCTGTTGGCCGCGGGGGCAGAGGTGAACACCAAGGGCCTAGACGACGACACCCCCCTGCACGACGCTGCGAACAACGGGCACTACAAG GTGGTGAAGCTGTTGTTGCGGTATGGCGGGAACCCTCAGCAAAGCAACAGGAAAGGCGAGACGCCGCTGAAGGTGGCCAACTCCCCGACCATGGTGAATCTCCTGTTGGGCAAGGGGACCTACACGTCCAGCGAGGAGAGCTCGACCG CAGAGAGCTCAGAGGAGGAAGACGCCCCATCGTTCGCACCTTCTAGTTCGGTTGACGGCAATAACACAGACTCTGAATTTGAAAAAGGCCTGAAGCACAAGGCTAAGAATCCAGAGCCCCAGAAAACTGTGACCCCCGTCAAGGATGAGTACGAGTTTGACGAGGACGACGAGCAGGACAGAGTCCCTCCAGTGGACGACAAACACTTACTGAAAAAGGattacagaaaagaaactaaatcaaatagttttatttctatacccaaaatggaagtgaaaagttACACTAAAAATAACACGATTGCACCAAAGAAAGCGGCTCATCGCATCCTTTCAGACACGTCAGACGAGGAGGACGTTGGCGTCACTGTGGGGACAGGAGAGAAGCTGAGGCTCTCGGCACACACGATACTGCCCGGTAACAAAACGCGGGAACCTTCCAATTccaagcagcagaaagagaaaaataaagtgaaaaagaagcGAAAGAAGGAGACAAAAGGCAAGGAAGTGCGGTTTGGGAAAAGGAATGACAAGTTCTGCTCCTCCGAGTCGGAGAGCGAGTCCTCGGAGAGCGGGGAGGACGACGGGGACTCGGTGGGGAGCTCTGGCTGCCTCAAGGAGTCCCCACTGGTGCTGAAGGACCCGTCCCTGTTCAGCTCTCTGTCCGCCTCCTCCACCTCGTCTCACGGGAGCTCTGCCGCCCAGAAGCATAACCCCGGCCACGCGGACCAGCACGCCAGGCACTGGCGGACAGACAATTGGAAAAGCATCTCTTCTCCCGCCTGGTCAGAGGTCAGCTCTTTATCAGACTCCACAAGGACGAGACTGACGAGCGAGTCTGACTGCTCCTCCGAGGGCTCCAGCGTGGAGTCGCTGAAGCCCGTGAGGAAGAAGCAGGAGCACAGGAAGCGGGGCGGCCTGCAGAGCGCGCTGTCGGAGAAGAAGAACTCTTTCCACGCCAGCGTGGACGGTGCCATTCCCAAGCTGGACAAGGAGGGCAAGGTCgtcaagaaacacaaaacaaaacacaaacacaaaaacaaggaGAAAGGGCTGTGCTCCGTCGGTCAGGAGCTCAAGTTGAAAAGTTTCACTTACGAGTATGAGGACTCCAAGCAGCGGCCGGAGAAGGCCATACTTCTGGACGGCGACGTTCCCAGTGAGGGCAAGCTGAAGGCCTTGAAGCACGACCGGGACCACTTCAGGAAGGAAGAGCGGCTCGGCAAGGTGAAGTCGGAAGACAGGGAATGGCTCTTCAAAGAGGAGGTGGTCAAGGTTTCCAAAGACGAGAAGGCCCTGAAGAGAATCAAAGACGTGAGCAGGTCTTTCCGAGAAGAGAAAGACCGTGGGagtaaagcagaaaaagagaaactggTGAAGGAAAAGTCTCCCAAAGAGGAACGACTGAGGCTCtacaaagaggagagaaagaaaaagtccaAAGACAGGCCCGCCAAGCTAGAGAAGAAGAATGATTGTAAGGAGGACAGGATTccaaaggagaaggagaaggctttcaaagaagaaaaagacaaactgaaaaaagaaaaagtctacaGGGAGGACTCTTCCGCTTTCGATGAGTATTGTAACAAGAGTCAGTTTCTGGAGAACGAAGACACCAAATTCAGCCTTTCCGACGACCAGCAGGATCGGTGGTTCTCGGACTTGTCCGATTCGTCCTTTGATTTCAAAGGGGACGACAGTTGGGATTCTCCAGTGACAGACTACAGGGATGTTAAAAGTGACCCCGTGGCCAGACTGATCCTGGAGACCGTGAAGGAGGACAGCAAGGAAAAGAAGCGGGAGAGCAAGGGCCGTGAGAAGCGGGACTACGGGGACAGGCGCGGCGACAGGGACGCCTTCTTCCGGAAGAAGGACAGAGACTGTCTGGACAAGAGCTCcgagaggaggaaggagcaggcaGACAAGCATAAGGGCATCCCCGGCTGCCTTCCCGACAAGGACAAAAAGCGGAGGGAGTCCGCCGAGGCCGGGCGGGACAGGAAGGACGCCCTCGAGGCCGCCAAGGAGCGGAAGGATGGCAGGCCCAAGCCCGAGGAGGCCCACCGGGAGGAGCCGAAGGAGCTGGCTGGCGAGGCCGGCTTCAAGGACAGGCCCGACTGTGAGTTTGGGAAGGGCCCCGAGCCCTGGGAGAGGCTCCATGCAGCAAGAgacaaggagaagaaggaaagggggaaattagagaaatacaaagataagTCCGGTGACAGAGATAAAAGCGAAAAGTCTGTCCTTGAGAAATGTCAGAAGGACAAGGAGTTTGATAAATGCTTTAAAGAGAAGAAGGATCCCAAGGAGAAGCATAAGGACAAGGAGAGAAAGGCGTCTCTTGACCAggtgaaagaaaagagggagaagaattTCCCTGGACTTCTCTCCGAGGACTTCCCTGAAAAAAAAGACGAGAAGAAGGGTAAAGAGAAGAGCTGGTACATCGCCGACATATTCACGGACGAAAGCGAGGACGAGAAGGACGAGTTCGCGGCCAGCGGGCTCCGACTCGGGGACGCCGGGGACGCGCCGCGGGCGGACGGCCCCCAGGACACCGACCGGCACCGGAAGCACTCTGCCGACCGGCAGCACTCGGAGAAGCAGAAAGATCGAGAGCTCcgggaaaagaagaaggagaagggagccGCGGAAGGGgcgaaagacaagaaagaaaaggtccTGGAGAAGCACAAGGACAAGAAGGACAAAGAGGGTGCGGACAAGTACAAGGACAGGAAGGACCGCACCTCGGCCGACCCCAcccaggaaaagaagaacaagcaGAAGCCTCCCGAGAAGCTGGAGCGGAAGCCCTCGGCAGAGGACAAGGCCAGGAGCAGGCACCGCGAGAGGCCGGACCGGGAGCACTGCCGGGACAGGAAGGTGTCGAGGAGCACCGAGGCGGAGAAGAGCCTGctggagaggctggaggaggaggcccTGCACGCGTACCGGGAGGACTCCAACGACAAGGCCAGCGAGGTGTCCTCGGACAGCTTCACCGACCGCGGGCAGGAGCCCGGCCTGAGCGCCCTCCTAGAGGTGTCCTTCACGGAGCCCCCGGAGGAGAaggtcaaggagagagagaggcacagacacTCTTCGTCCTCGTCCAAGAAAAGCCACGATCGGGAGAGAGTCCGGAAAGACAAGTGTGAGAAGAGAGACAAGAGCGACGATTACAAGGACACGGGCAGCAGGAAGGACCCCGGCCAGTACGACAAGGACTTCTCGGACGCCGACGCTTATGGGATCCCTTACGGCGCCAAAGCGGACGTCGAGGACGAGCTAGATAAAACCATTGAGTTGTTCGCCgctgaaaagaaagataaaaacgATTCTGAGAGAGAGCCTTCCAAGAAAGCGGACAAGGAGCTGAAGCCTTATGGCTGTGGTGCCGCCGGTGCCCTCAAGGACAAGAGGCGGCGGGAGAGGCACCGCGAGAGGTGGCGGGACGAGCGGGAGAAGCACAGGGACAGGCACAGCGACGGGCCCCCGCGGCACCACAAGGACGAGCAGAAGCCCGCAGCCAGAGACAAGGACAACCCTCCAAACACACTCAGAGACAAGTCCCGGGACGAGAGCCTGAAGCTCAGCGAGACCAAACCGAAGGAGAAGTTCAAGGAAAACCCGGAGAAGGAGAAGGGTGACTCGGTGAAGGTCGGCAACGGCAACGATAAGCCGCCGGCAGCCAGAGACCAGGGCAAGAGAGATGCCCGGCCCAGAGAGAAGCTTCTGGGCGACGGCGACCTGATGATGACCAGCTTCGAGCGCATGCTGTCCCAGAAGGACCTGGAGGTCGAGGAGCGGCACAAGCGGCACAAGGAGAGGATGAAGCAGATGGAGAAGATGAGGCACCGGTCCGGAGACCCGAAGCTCAAGGACAGGGCGAAGCCCGCCGAGGACGTGCGCAAGAAGGGCCTGGACGTGCCCGCACGGAGGCCGCTGGTGCCGGACCCCGCCCCGAAGGACAAGAGGCCCAAGGAGCCCGCTCTGGCCCCGCCGGCCGCCGACGGCAAGCCCCCCCTGGGGCCGGCCGGGGACGCCAGGGACTGGCTGGCCGGGCCGCACGCGAAAGAGGCGCTGCCCGCCTCCCCGAGGCCGGACCAGGGCCGGCCCACCGGGGTCCCCACGCCCGCGTCTGTGGTGTCGTGCCCCAGCTACGAGGAGGCCATGCACACGCCCAGGACCCCGTCCTGCAGCGCGGACGACTACTCCGACCTCATTTTCGACTGCGCTGACCCCCAGCCCGTCTCCAGCACGTCCGCCAGAGCCTGCTCCCCCTCTTTTTTCGACAGGTTCTCCGTGGCAGCGAGCGGGATTTCGGAAACCGCGAGCCAGACGCCTACGAGGCCGCTGTGCACGAGCCTGTACCGTTCGGTGTCTGTCGATATCCGGAGGACCCCCGAGGAAGAATTCAGCGCTGGGGACAAGCTGTTCAGACAGCAGAGCGTCCCCACCGCGTCCAGTTACGGCTCGCCAGGGCAGCGCCTGGAGGACAAGGCCCCTGTGCCCCCAGGTCCTGCCGAGAAGTTCGCCTGCTTGTCCCCGGGGTACTACTCCCCGGACTATggcatcccctcccccaaagcGGACGCTCTGCACTGCCCGCCTGCGGCTGTGGTCAATGTCACCCCCTCCCCAGAGGGTGCTTTCTCTGGTTTACAAGCGAAGTCCCCCCCTTCGCACAGAGATGAGCTTTTGGCCCCGTCCATGGAGGGGGCCCTTCCGCCTGACTTGGGCATCCCCCTGGATGCCACGGAGGACCAGCAGGCCACTGCCGCCATCATCCCCCCGGAGCCCAGCTACCTGGAGCCGCTGGACGAGGGCCCCTTCAGCACGGTCATCACAGAGGACCCCGTCGAGTGGGCGCACCCAGCTGCCTCGGAGCAGGCCCTGTCCTGCAGCCTGATTGGGGGCGCCCCCGAGAACCCCGTCAGCTGGCCTGTGGGGCCGGACCTCCTGCTTAAGTCCCCACAGCGCCTCCCAGAGTCCCCGCAGCATTTCTGCCCCACTGAGGCCCTCCACCCTGCTGCCCCAGGGCCCTTCGGCGCCCCAGAGCCCCcttacccaggctcccctgactCATACCCTCTGTCGGCCACCGAGCCTGGACTCGAGGGCGCCAAAGGCGACGTGGTGGACACAGTCCCGGCCGCTGTGCCCGCCCCAGAAGAACCAgccccctttgcccctccttcCAGGCTGGAGCCCTTTTTCACCAACTGCAAACCGCTCCCTGACGCGCCCCCCGACACGGCCCCGGAGCCTGCGTGTTTGGCCACCGTGACTCAGGTGGAGGCTCTGGCGCCCATGGAGAATAACTTCCTGGAAAATGGGCACGACCTCTCGGCCCTCGGCCAGGTGGAAGCGGTGCCCTGGCCTGATGGCTTCCCCAACTCCGAGGACGACTTAGACCTGGGGCCCTTCTCTCTGCCGGAGCTTCCTCTTCAAGCTAAAGACGTTTCTGATGTCGAAACGGAACCAGTAGAAGAGACTCCCCTTGGCCCTCCGGAAAACACCCCCGCGGGGCCCCCCGTAGTCCCGAATGGCGGGGATGTCGCTGCAGCGGCTGCCGAGGAGCAGCCCGCACTGCCTCCCGACCAGGCGGCTCCCCGGCTCCCCGCCGAGCCCGAGCCGGAGCCCCCCGAGGAGCCCAAGCCGGATGTGATGTTGGAGACCACGGTAGAGGCAGGGGTCACGTCAGAGGGGAGGGTCCCCCCCGAGGACTCGGACTCCGGCCTGGGGCCCGCCCCGCCAGCCCCGGAGCGGCATCCGGCAGGGAGCGGAGACGAGGAGGCCGAGGGCCGGGACCCCCCGGCCGCGTCCCACCACGGCACCCCCGACGCCGCCGCCgttgctgccgccgccgccgcagatGGCTCGGCACAGGCACACGTGGAGGATGGGGCCGGCCCGCTCGACGGGGCCGGCCCCGAGGGACCTGTGGGCGGCATCCAGCCCGAAGCTTCGGAACCAGAACCCAAACCCGCGGTCGAAGCCCCGAAGGCGCCCAAGGTGGAGGAGATCCCCCAGCGCATGACGAGGAACCGGGCTCAGATGCTGGCCAACCAGAGCAAGCAGAGCTCGCCGCCGGCCGACAAGGAgcccgcgcccgccccgcccccccgcgcCAAGGGCCGCTGCTGCGAGGAGGACGACCCCCAGGCCCAGCACCCTCGCAAGCGCCGCTTCCAGCGCTCCAgccagcagctgcagcagcagaTGAACACGTCCACGCAGCAGACGCGGGAGGTGATCCAGCAGACGCTGGCCGCCATCGTGGACGCCATCAAGCTGGATGACATCGAGCCATACCACAGCGACAGGTCCAACCCCTACTTCGAGTACTTGCAGATCAGGAAGAAGATCGAGGAGAAGCGCAAGATTCTCTGCTACATCACGCCGCAGGCGCCCCAGTGCTACGCCGAGTACGTCACCTACACGGGCTCCTACCTCCTGGACGGCAAGCCGCTCAGCAAGCTGCACATCCCCGTG AtcgcgccccctccctccctggcggAGCCCCTGAAGGAGCTGTTCAAGCAGCAGGAGGCCGTGAGGGGGAAGCTGCGGCTGCAGCACAGCATCGAGCGG GAAAAGCTCATAGTCTCCTGCGAGCAGGAGATCCTGCGGGTTCACTGCCGGGCAGCAAGAACCATCGCGAACCAGGCGGTGCCGTTCAGCGCCTGCACCATGCTGCTGGACTCCGAGGTCTACAACATGCCTCTGGAGAGTCAG GGCGACGAGAACAAGTCCGTGCGCGACCGGTTCAATGCGCGCCAGTTCATCTCGTGGCTCCAGGACGTGGACGACAAGTACGACCGCATGAAG GTGTGCGGGGAGCAGCTCCTGTCACCAGCTGGCGGTCAGACCTCTGTGGGACCCCACCTTGAGCCCTCCTCAAAGGTCACAGCACACACCCATCACCACTGCTCTGGACGTGCTGACCAGTGCAGCAGCCAGAGAGCATGGGTGGGAGCTAGAGAAAGATTAGCAA ACGTGTCTCCTGATGCGGCAGCAGCACGAGGCCGCGGCCCTGAACGCCGTGCAGCGGATGGAGTGGCAGCTGAAGGCCCAGGAGCTGGACCCCGCCGGGCACAAGGCGCTGTGTGTGCACGAGGTGCCCTCCTTCTACGTGCCCATGGTCGACGTCAACGACGACTTCGTGCTTCTGCCGGCCTGACGCCCCGCGGGACGGCCACACGGGACACAGGCGAGGGCCGCACGCGTCTGCCCAGTCCAGGCAGTGCAGGGAGACCTTGTCCCTCGGGCGGGGACGTCCAGGGAGAGACCCCGCACTTGGCCCCTCCCCCCGGGAGCTGCCGCGGGAGCACGAGGAGACGGCGGCCTCGGGGTCTGCTTTCCAGGCGGCTGCACGGGCATTTCAGGAGCTGCAGAACGGATGTATTTTTTACAGTTTCCTGTTCCATTCTGAtcaactaa